A genomic stretch from Borrelia hispanica CRI includes:
- the asnS gene encoding asparagine--tRNA ligase, producing MHKSIKEILNNPIPNSTTTVKGWIRTKRSNGKISFLEINDGSNIKGIQAVIDENNPQFEKKEFKKLTTGASISLTGILILSPAKGQTYEIKTTNFYIIGESDQEIYPLQKKRHSFEFLREISHLRIRTNTFGAVARIRNQISYKIHEYFQKNGFFYIHTPIITSNDGEGAGEIFRISTLNLNNIENKKEVDFKDDFFGKQAFLTVTGQLHGEAYAMALSKIYTFGPTFRAENSNTTRHASEFWMIEPEMAFFTLEDNINLAEDFLKYVLRETLNHCSEDMEFFDNFIEKGVIKKIEDVINSKFEVITYTQAIKKLENATKTFEIKPYWGMDLQTEHERYLTEEITKKPTTVIDYPKEFKAFYMKMNQDNKTVKGMDILVPRIGEIIGGSEREDNLDKLNNRIKELNLETETLNWYLDLRRFGSAPHSGFGLGLERLLQYTTGMVNIRDVIPFPRTPKTLHF from the coding sequence ATGCACAAAAGTATCAAAGAAATACTAAACAATCCTATACCAAATAGTACAACCACAGTCAAAGGATGGATTAGAACAAAACGAAGTAATGGTAAAATTTCATTTTTAGAAATTAATGACGGCTCAAATATTAAAGGAATTCAAGCTGTTATTGACGAAAACAATCCTCAATTTGAAAAAAAAGAATTTAAAAAGCTAACAACAGGTGCAAGCATATCCTTAACAGGAATCTTAATTTTAAGCCCTGCAAAAGGACAAACTTACGAAATTAAAACAACAAATTTTTATATAATTGGGGAATCAGATCAAGAAATATATCCTTTACAAAAAAAAAGACATTCTTTTGAATTTTTAAGAGAAATCTCTCATCTAAGAATTCGCACTAATACATTTGGTGCTGTTGCCAGAATTAGAAACCAAATTTCCTATAAAATTCACGAATATTTTCAAAAAAACGGCTTTTTTTATATCCATACACCCATTATTACATCCAATGATGGAGAAGGAGCAGGTGAAATATTTCGTATATCTACCCTAAACCTTAATAACATTGAAAACAAAAAAGAAGTTGATTTTAAAGATGATTTTTTTGGCAAACAAGCATTTCTTACAGTAACTGGACAATTGCATGGAGAAGCTTATGCAATGGCTTTATCAAAAATATATACATTTGGTCCTACATTCAGAGCAGAAAATTCAAATACAACGCGCCATGCCTCAGAATTCTGGATGATTGAACCTGAAATGGCATTTTTTACGCTTGAAGACAACATAAATTTAGCAGAAGATTTTTTAAAATACGTCCTAAGAGAAACCTTAAATCACTGTTCCGAAGATATGGAATTTTTTGACAATTTCATTGAAAAGGGAGTAATAAAAAAGATTGAAGACGTAATAAATTCTAAATTTGAAGTTATTACCTATACTCAAGCAATCAAAAAACTTGAAAATGCAACAAAAACATTTGAAATAAAACCTTATTGGGGCATGGATTTACAAACAGAACATGAAAGATATTTAACAGAAGAAATTACTAAAAAACCTACCACAGTTATTGATTATCCAAAAGAATTTAAGGCCTTTTACATGAAAATGAACCAAGACAACAAAACTGTAAAAGGAATGGATATTTTAGTTCCACGAATTGGAGAAATCATTGGAGGAAGTGAAAGAGAAGATAATCTAGATAAATTGAATAATAGAATAAAAGAGCTAAACTTAGAAACAGAGACTCTTAATTGGTATTTAGATTTAAGGAGATTTGGCTCAGCTCCGCATTCTGGATTTGGACTTGGACTTGAAAGACTACTGCAATATACAACAGGAATGGTTAATATTAGAGATGTTATACCATTTCCAAGAACTCCGAAAACTCTTCATTTCTAA
- a CDS encoding trypsin-like peptidase domain-containing protein, whose product MNKNFISVFFASFLALAIGFFVGIGCLKSEKNTIVFAQEKGDAVHSLQDSFREVSKKILPSTVEIYATGTIKTRDPMQFFFFFDIPGLNLEKKAQWGGSGVIIGKDSKNPNLFYVLTNSHILENASEFEVGTYNNKSYKAQLVGKDDKKDIALVSFEADGAADIGVAELGDSDKLEVGDWVIAVGSPYHFSFSVTAGIISGLHRSFNPNLKARNLFIQTDAAINRGNSGGPLVNTNGEVIGINSWISSPSGGNIGLGFAIPINNAKSVFDALMSGQKSESAWMGVAFHRLRSKDVEFLKSLGYEDESVSLAIVAGVYDGSPALKAGFRAGDVISKIDGVAMNLFFDVKQYINDFYAKEKIKVEVLRGQETKTFEVELGVMPTNSDKEKGNTLDLKLMPGFTVYPLTKEVRVQLGLRNWINGVVVDSIDSTLGTNPQIATGDIIMIVNSKNVKTLRDFYDAIKHGKNNYSILRNGQTLKVSL is encoded by the coding sequence ATGAATAAAAATTTTATTTCCGTGTTTTTTGCTAGTTTTTTAGCTTTAGCTATTGGATTTTTTGTTGGAATAGGTTGTTTGAAATCTGAAAAAAATACTATTGTTTTTGCACAGGAGAAAGGAGATGCTGTACACTCTCTTCAAGATTCTTTTAGAGAAGTATCTAAAAAGATTTTACCATCAACTGTGGAAATTTATGCTACTGGAACAATTAAAACGCGCGATCCTATGCAATTTTTCTTTTTCTTTGATATTCCAGGGCTTAATCTTGAAAAAAAAGCACAATGGGGTGGTTCTGGCGTTATTATTGGAAAAGACTCTAAGAATCCAAATTTGTTTTATGTTCTGACAAATAGTCATATTTTAGAAAATGCTAGTGAGTTTGAAGTTGGAACTTATAATAATAAAAGTTATAAAGCTCAGTTAGTAGGGAAGGACGATAAAAAGGATATTGCATTGGTTAGTTTTGAGGCTGATGGTGCGGCAGATATTGGGGTAGCTGAACTTGGTGATAGTGATAAACTTGAAGTGGGAGATTGGGTTATAGCTGTTGGAAGTCCTTATCACTTTAGTTTTTCGGTTACAGCAGGTATTATTAGTGGTCTTCATCGTTCTTTTAATCCTAATTTAAAAGCGAGAAATTTATTTATTCAAACAGATGCGGCTATTAATCGTGGTAATTCTGGAGGACCTCTTGTTAATACTAATGGAGAGGTTATTGGTATCAATTCGTGGATTTCGTCTCCTTCTGGAGGAAATATTGGACTTGGTTTTGCTATTCCTATTAATAATGCTAAGAGTGTTTTTGATGCATTAATGAGTGGACAAAAGAGTGAGTCAGCTTGGATGGGCGTTGCATTTCATCGTTTGAGATCTAAAGATGTAGAATTTCTTAAAAGCTTAGGTTATGAGGATGAGTCTGTCTCATTAGCAATTGTTGCAGGTGTTTATGATGGTTCTCCAGCTTTGAAAGCAGGATTTAGAGCTGGTGATGTGATTAGCAAGATAGATGGTGTTGCAATGAATCTTTTCTTTGATGTTAAGCAATATATTAATGATTTTTATGCTAAGGAAAAAATTAAAGTTGAAGTTTTAAGAGGACAAGAGACAAAAACTTTTGAAGTGGAACTTGGTGTTATGCCTACTAATAGTGATAAGGAAAAGGGAAATACTTTAGATTTAAAATTGATGCCAGGCTTTACTGTTTATCCTTTAACCAAAGAGGTTAGGGTACAACTTGGTTTGAGAAATTGGATTAATGGAGTTGTTGTTGACAGTATTGACTCAACTTTGGGTACTAATCCTCAAATTGCAACAGGCGATATTATTATGATTGTTAATTCAAAAAATGTTAAAACTTTAAGAGATTTTTATGATGCTATTAAGCATGGAAAAAATAATTATAGTATTTTAAGAAATGGACAAACTTTAAAAGTGTCTCTTTAA
- the murI gene encoding glutamate racemase, whose protein sequence is MDNLEDVIVIFDSGIGGLSYFEYISKRLFNRNYVYVADNKNFPYGDKSSNFILNEILELVSKLREIYNIASIVIACNTASISVYNKLNFNFPIIYTLPSVSLVKELAFKRVILIATNTTINSEFVKKEQNNHIDLILRSAGELVKFVEYGDIFEKDALEYLKSLKFEVQSTKRDMVFLGCTHYLHIKAMIESVLEIPVYDNRKIVADELNRSLKNIENSGSCFKRYFYLTQDKNLHFYKNFCEKYDFYFKGIFN, encoded by the coding sequence ATGGACAATTTAGAAGATGTTATAGTTATTTTTGATTCAGGTATCGGTGGACTTTCTTATTTTGAGTATATAAGCAAGAGGTTGTTTAATAGAAATTATGTTTATGTTGCAGATAATAAAAATTTTCCTTATGGTGATAAGAGTTCAAATTTTATTTTAAATGAGATTTTAGAACTTGTTTCAAAATTAAGGGAAATATATAACATTGCCTCAATTGTTATTGCGTGTAATACGGCTTCTATTAGTGTTTATAATAAATTAAATTTTAATTTTCCTATAATATATACTTTGCCTTCAGTTAGTTTAGTTAAGGAACTTGCATTTAAAAGGGTGATTTTAATTGCAACAAATACTACTATTAATAGCGAATTTGTCAAGAAAGAGCAGAATAATCATATAGATTTAATTTTAAGATCTGCGGGTGAACTTGTGAAATTTGTTGAATATGGAGATATCTTTGAAAAAGATGCGCTTGAGTATTTAAAATCTTTAAAGTTTGAAGTTCAGTCTACTAAACGAGATATGGTTTTTTTGGGTTGTACGCATTATTTGCATATTAAAGCTATGATAGAAAGTGTTTTAGAAATACCCGTTTATGATAATCGTAAAATTGTTGCCGATGAACTTAATAGATCTTTAAAAAATATTGAAAATAGTGGTTCTTGTTTTAAACGTTATTTTTATTTAACTCAAGATAAAAATTTACACTTTTATAAGAATTTTTGTGAAAAATATGATTTTTATTTTAAAGGAATATTTAATTGA
- a CDS encoding phosphoribosyltransferase has product MKKFVSYEDIRINGLKLAYKIYKDGFIPDIMYVSLRGGAYLGNIISEFFKFIKLEKPLLYAAVVARSYDVSNKQKKIMIDGWTYDPKYLRAGDNVLFVDDIFDTGRTIIHLREEVLKRGIDSQNVRIAVYDYKERGHIDYEPDYYVNKYSDEEELTTWIHYSNHELIGLSEDEYKLNFVNLDNELLDILKFLSKKL; this is encoded by the coding sequence ATGAAAAAATTCGTTTCTTATGAAGATATAAGAATAAATGGTCTTAAGCTTGCTTATAAGATTTATAAAGATGGGTTTATTCCTGATATTATGTATGTGTCTTTGAGAGGTGGAGCTTATCTTGGCAATATTATTAGTGAGTTCTTTAAATTTATTAAGCTAGAAAAGCCCCTTCTTTATGCGGCTGTTGTTGCAAGATCATATGATGTTTCAAACAAGCAAAAAAAAATAATGATAGATGGATGGACTTATGATCCGAAATATTTAAGAGCAGGTGATAATGTTTTATTTGTTGATGATATCTTTGATACTGGTCGTACAATTATTCATTTGCGAGAAGAAGTTTTAAAGAGAGGGATAGATAGTCAAAATGTTAGAATAGCTGTTTATGATTATAAAGAACGTGGACATATTGATTATGAACCTGATTATTATGTTAATAAATATTCAGATGAAGAGGAATTAACTACTTGGATACATTACAGTAATCATGAGTTAATTGGATTGTCAGAAGATGAATATAAATTAAATTTTGTTAATTTAGATAATGAATTATTAGATATTTTAAAATTTTTATCAAAAAAACTTTAA
- a CDS encoding thiolase family protein, giving the protein MKKIAIIGGLRSPITRFGGTLKGMNIVDVSADIVKVLLERNSIDKVDEVIVGNVISAGLGQNIARQITLKTGLGEVTPAFSVNKVCGSGLKSLELAFNSISLGESEVVVAGGVEDLSNAPYLLPRNVRFDGLKFGDFKIEDSIYKDALVDTPSSTVMGITAENLAEMYEITREMQDQFAYNSHMKAKVARDSGYFNDEIYPLSIFDKKTKLKNVVSSDEEIRDNLSLERLASLKPVFKENGTITAGNSSSLDDGACFLILASEDFVHKMNVKPLAYIGGFKSVGLNPLHMGFGAFLAIEGIIEKFNLNPNEIDFIETNEAFAAQSLSVLKALRKKYDIKDNIVNVNGGAIALGHPFAVSGSRILLTLARLMSMNNKSKGIASLCIGGGQGIAAFLYR; this is encoded by the coding sequence ATGAAAAAAATAGCGATTATTGGTGGCCTTAGATCTCCTATTACTAGGTTTGGAGGAACATTGAAGGGAATGAATATTGTTGATGTGTCTGCTGATATTGTTAAGGTTTTGCTTGAAAGGAATAGTATTGATAAAGTGGATGAAGTTATTGTTGGAAATGTAATCTCAGCGGGACTTGGTCAAAATATTGCCAGGCAGATTACTTTGAAAACTGGTTTGGGAGAAGTTACCCCTGCTTTTAGCGTAAATAAAGTTTGTGGTTCAGGACTTAAGTCTTTGGAACTTGCATTTAATTCTATATCTCTTGGTGAGAGTGAGGTTGTTGTTGCAGGTGGAGTAGAAGATTTGAGTAATGCACCTTATTTGTTGCCAAGAAATGTCAGATTTGATGGTTTGAAATTTGGAGACTTTAAAATAGAAGACTCAATATATAAAGATGCTTTAGTTGATACTCCAAGTTCTACTGTGATGGGTATTACAGCAGAAAATTTAGCAGAAATGTATGAAATTACAAGAGAAATGCAGGATCAATTTGCATATAATTCTCATATGAAGGCAAAAGTTGCAAGAGATAGTGGGTATTTTAATGATGAGATATATCCTTTATCAATTTTTGATAAAAAGACAAAACTTAAAAATGTTGTGTCTAGTGATGAGGAAATACGTGATAATTTAAGTTTAGAAAGGCTTGCTTCTTTAAAACCTGTCTTTAAAGAAAATGGGACTATTACTGCTGGCAATTCTTCTAGTTTAGATGATGGAGCTTGTTTTTTAATATTGGCAAGTGAAGATTTTGTTCATAAAATGAATGTGAAACCTTTGGCTTATATTGGTGGTTTTAAGAGTGTAGGATTAAATCCTTTGCATATGGGATTTGGAGCTTTTCTTGCTATTGAGGGAATTATAGAAAAGTTTAATTTAAATCCAAATGAAATTGATTTTATTGAAACAAATGAAGCTTTTGCAGCACAGTCTTTGAGTGTTTTGAAAGCTTTACGTAAAAAATATGATATTAAGGATAATATTGTTAATGTTAATGGAGGGGCTATTGCATTAGGTCATCCATTTGCAGTTAGTGGTTCAAGGATTTTATTGACCCTTGCACGTCTTATGAGTATGAATAATAAGTCAAAAGGAATTGCTTCTCTTTGTATTGGGGGTGGTCAAGGTATAGCAGCCTTTTTATATAGGTAG
- the rsgA gene encoding ribosome small subunit-dependent GTPase A — protein sequence MNSSTFEVLWGVNNIYSIVEVNTDTIYEGVIKGKFLNTKEKEYSPLVPGDFVCGDIYDEHKVYIKERMERRNVFWRYNKKVALRQVIVSNIDNILIVSSATLPEFKNSFIDRTLIVAEEQGITPIILVNKVDEGINLRVDSFIKMYEYLGYRVIKTSVVTLQGIDEVKKIIENSRTSFIGQSGVGKSSLINVIDLNASQAINEISYKYARGRHTTVYAVAFHSDNKILIDTPGIKEFGIEGLEYLDLKYYFREFKYFNDLCRFNSCLHINEPNCFVISQIGFKIAEARYNSYLKIFSELKRYKSYAREIFGKN from the coding sequence TTGAATAGTAGTACATTTGAAGTTCTCTGGGGTGTTAATAATATTTATTCTATTGTTGAAGTTAATACTGATACAATTTATGAGGGTGTTATTAAAGGTAAATTCTTAAATACTAAAGAGAAAGAATATAGTCCTTTAGTTCCGGGTGATTTTGTTTGTGGTGATATTTATGATGAGCATAAGGTATATATTAAAGAGAGAATGGAACGTAGAAATGTTTTTTGGCGTTATAATAAAAAGGTTGCTTTAAGGCAAGTGATTGTTTCAAATATCGATAATATTTTGATTGTAAGTTCTGCTACTCTTCCAGAATTTAAAAATTCATTTATTGATAGAACATTGATAGTTGCTGAGGAGCAGGGAATTACTCCTATTATTTTGGTAAATAAGGTTGATGAAGGCATAAATCTTAGGGTTGATTCTTTTATTAAGATGTATGAATATTTAGGTTATAGAGTGATTAAGACTTCTGTTGTTACTTTACAGGGCATTGATGAAGTGAAAAAAATTATTGAAAATTCAAGAACTTCTTTTATTGGGCAGTCTGGAGTTGGGAAATCTTCACTTATAAATGTTATAGATTTAAATGCATCGCAGGCTATAAATGAAATATCTTATAAATATGCACGAGGCAGACATACTACGGTTTATGCTGTGGCTTTTCATTCTGATAATAAAATTTTAATTGATACTCCTGGAATAAAGGAATTTGGAATTGAAGGTTTAGAATATCTTGATCTTAAATATTATTTTAGAGAATTTAAATATTTTAATGATTTATGTAGATTTAATTCTTGTTTACACATAAATGAGCCAAATTGTTTTGTAATAAGTCAAATTGGATTTAAAATTGCAGAAGCTAGATATAATAGTTATCTGAAAATTTTTAGTGAACTTAAGAGATATAAAAGTTATGCAAGAGAAATATTTGGAAAAAATTGA
- the nusB gene encoding transcription antitermination factor NusB: protein MNLRHKARVLAFQKIYSIDVNCKAKDNIFDILSFEENEIDLDGDLKLFYSVLVNGTYDNLESIDKLISGISLNWRLDRMDKVDLAILRMSVYSLKFQKLDVPKRVIIDEAILIAKKYGNKNSDKFVNGILDALLKDMESSFENK from the coding sequence ATGAATTTGAGACATAAGGCTAGGGTTTTAGCTTTTCAAAAAATTTACAGTATTGATGTTAACTGTAAGGCAAAGGATAATATTTTTGATATTTTAAGTTTTGAAGAGAATGAGATAGATTTGGATGGGGATTTAAAGTTATTTTATTCTGTTTTAGTTAATGGTACTTATGATAATTTAGAGTCTATAGATAAATTAATTAGTGGTATTTCACTTAATTGGCGTTTAGATCGTATGGATAAGGTTGATCTTGCTATATTAAGAATGAGTGTATATTCACTTAAGTTTCAAAAGTTAGATGTTCCTAAAAGGGTTATAATAGATGAGGCTATTTTAATTGCTAAGAAATATGGCAATAAAAATTCTGATAAGTTTGTTAATGGTATACTTGATGCTTTGTTAAAAGATATGGAGAGTTCTTTTGAAAACAAATAG
- the map gene encoding type I methionyl aminopeptidase has product MKLRLKSREEIEKIKASGRLLAQTFLEIEKNIVPGINTKTLDFIASDFIIKNGGKSAFKGYNGFKGTICVSINEEVIHGIPGNRMLKNGDIVSVDCGVVLDGFYTDMAKTFKVGRVSSQVSQLLEITEAALYKGINEMKVGNRILDISKAIENYIKPFKFGIVREYTGHGVGFSLHEEPSIPNYYDPFFKNIEIQEGMVLAIEPMVNLGSHKVSLKGDGWTVFASDLSFSAHFEHTVAVIDGLPLILSKV; this is encoded by the coding sequence TTGAAATTAAGATTAAAATCTAGAGAAGAAATTGAAAAGATTAAGGCATCAGGTAGACTTTTAGCTCAAACTTTTTTGGAAATTGAGAAAAATATTGTTCCTGGAATTAATACTAAAACACTTGATTTTATAGCTAGTGATTTTATTATTAAAAATGGAGGCAAGTCTGCTTTTAAAGGATATAATGGATTTAAAGGGACTATTTGCGTTTCTATAAATGAAGAAGTTATACATGGGATTCCTGGGAATAGAATGCTTAAAAATGGAGATATTGTTAGTGTTGATTGTGGTGTTGTTTTAGATGGGTTTTATACTGATATGGCTAAAACTTTTAAAGTGGGAAGGGTAAGCTCTCAAGTTAGTCAATTATTAGAAATTACAGAGGCTGCTCTTTATAAAGGGATTAATGAGATGAAGGTTGGTAATCGAATTTTAGATATTTCAAAAGCTATAGAAAATTATATTAAACCATTTAAGTTTGGGATTGTTAGGGAATATACGGGACATGGTGTTGGTTTTTCGTTGCATGAAGAGCCAAGTATTCCAAATTATTATGATCCTTTTTTTAAAAATATTGAAATACAGGAAGGTATGGTTTTAGCAATTGAGCCTATGGTAAATTTAGGAAGTCATAAAGTTTCTCTTAAGGGTGATGGTTGGACAGTATTTGCATCTGATCTTAGTTTTTCTGCTCATTTTGAACATACTGTTGCTGTTATTGATGGTTTGCCTTTAATTTTAAGCAAAGTTTGA
- a CDS encoding peptidylprolyl isomerase: MGNFLCFLLFCVLGITSFAQNTPVVIINLHSNEIITKTEFESKVNTLKKTQGRDLNNIEKKQVLQVLIADVLFGQEALKQGIKVADDEVMQTIRAQFGLASLTDEQIKQMIESQGTNWNELLASMKRSLAAQKLVLKIAQPKFSEIKAPSEKEVIEYYEANKTKFVNPDIARISHVFFSSKDKKRSEVLEQAKDIAKQIKSSKITFEEAVRKYSNDEGSKVKNGDLGFLARGDQSAQNVLGADFIKEVFVLKKGNVSNPISSKEGFHIVKVTEMYSQKFLGLQDKISPNVNMTVKDAIKNNMINVHQQQIVAKIQQEIYDKLNKSASIQILDSSLK, translated from the coding sequence ATGGGTAATTTTTTGTGTTTTTTATTATTTTGTGTTTTAGGAATAACTTCTTTTGCTCAGAATACTCCTGTTGTAATTATTAATTTGCATAGTAATGAAATTATTACTAAAACAGAGTTTGAGTCTAAAGTTAATACATTGAAAAAAACACAAGGTAGAGATTTAAATAATATTGAAAAAAAGCAAGTTTTACAGGTTTTAATTGCTGATGTACTTTTTGGTCAGGAAGCTTTAAAACAGGGAATTAAAGTTGCAGATGATGAAGTTATGCAAACAATTAGAGCTCAGTTTGGACTTGCAAGTCTTACAGATGAACAAATTAAACAGATGATAGAAAGTCAAGGAACAAATTGGAATGAGCTTTTAGCTTCGATGAAGAGATCTCTTGCTGCGCAAAAATTAGTTCTAAAAATTGCTCAGCCTAAGTTTTCAGAGATAAAAGCTCCAAGTGAAAAAGAAGTAATTGAATATTATGAGGCTAATAAAACTAAATTTGTAAATCCTGATATAGCAAGAATTAGTCATGTTTTCTTTTCGTCAAAAGATAAAAAAAGGTCAGAGGTTCTTGAGCAGGCAAAAGATATTGCAAAGCAAATAAAATCTAGTAAGATTACTTTTGAAGAGGCTGTTAGAAAATATTCAAATGATGAAGGTTCTAAGGTTAAAAATGGTGATCTTGGATTTTTGGCAAGGGGTGATCAAAGTGCTCAAAATGTTCTTGGTGCAGACTTTATTAAAGAGGTTTTTGTGCTTAAAAAGGGAAATGTTTCTAATCCAATATCATCAAAGGAAGGTTTTCATATAGTGAAAGTTACTGAAATGTATTCTCAAAAATTTTTAGGTCTTCAAGATAAGATATCTCCTAATGTGAATATGACTGTAAAGGATGCTATTAAAAATAATATGATTAATGTTCATCAACAGCAAATTGTTGCTAAAATACAACAAGAAATTTATGATAAACTCAATAAGTCTGCTAGTATACAAATTTTGGATTCTAGTCTAAAATGA
- a CDS encoding tetratricopeptide repeat protein, whose product MKTNRLLLFFILFLIFFVSIFVYLSLNPYVLYILKGERDFNEVIIEIDNYISSGNLDSAEKAIKFYSYYADTEYKWLSLVKRAKLYSDKINHYVLMRNILDLSVKSLPGNLKLRALEVYSKLKVGAVLEAYDVAKQYLLGYKEYKYLCDEAFIKSVILNYDVKDIKSFLIKMEQERDALAFETIGFNLQNNAFLINAMLLYIDKKDLDAAKRILLKIKEDKDFAKELAYISYGLDNLDFTIANLKLLSDNSEPSLMFLLADAYLKKGDIHNAKSEYLKLYTDFPDYSMMIYLGLAFIAKKENDLKRAITYLNKANEKFKGNEMMNYYLASMYFEINDYFNANEIVKKYKDNPLFFKLYFILNYSNLKYEAKKSFLWRLFYRSNYGSDIAQFLAWNLLLYSDLKDLDLFFNIYNPVDEIQDWYYFYKFYYLFLKKDLAVAEKILLREQTSKYLYGVYYNFGVLRFYQKNYKESEEYFSNAVSLLPFALDDKSSINLREREDIAKIYLKRGINYLYLGEFEKGREAISIANSFYETNEGKLYMNMIKIFKERN is encoded by the coding sequence TTGAAAACAAATAGGTTATTGTTGTTTTTTATTTTGTTTTTAATTTTTTTTGTATCAATTTTTGTTTATTTGAGCTTAAATCCATATGTTTTGTATATATTAAAGGGAGAAAGGGATTTTAATGAAGTTATTATAGAAATTGATAATTATATTTCAAGTGGGAATTTAGATAGTGCAGAGAAAGCAATTAAATTTTATTCTTATTATGCTGATACTGAATATAAGTGGCTTTCTCTTGTTAAGAGAGCAAAGCTTTATTCTGATAAGATCAATCATTATGTATTGATGAGAAATATTCTAGATTTGAGTGTTAAAAGTTTGCCAGGGAATTTGAAGCTTAGGGCACTCGAAGTATATTCAAAACTTAAAGTAGGAGCTGTTTTAGAAGCTTATGATGTTGCTAAGCAGTATTTATTGGGATATAAAGAATATAAATATTTATGTGATGAGGCTTTTATTAAAAGTGTGATTTTAAATTATGATGTAAAAGACATAAAGAGTTTTTTAATTAAAATGGAACAAGAAAGAGATGCTCTTGCATTTGAGACTATAGGATTCAATCTTCAAAATAATGCGTTTTTAATTAATGCAATGCTTTTGTATATAGATAAAAAAGATTTGGATGCTGCTAAGAGAATACTATTAAAAATAAAAGAAGATAAGGATTTTGCTAAAGAACTTGCTTATATTTCTTATGGTCTTGATAATTTGGATTTTACTATTGCCAATCTTAAACTTCTTAGTGACAATAGTGAACCTAGTTTGATGTTTTTGTTAGCGGATGCTTATTTGAAGAAGGGAGATATTCATAATGCTAAGAGTGAATATTTGAAACTTTATACAGATTTTCCTGATTATAGTATGATGATATATCTTGGGCTGGCATTTATTGCAAAGAAAGAAAATGATTTAAAGCGTGCCATTACTTATCTGAATAAGGCCAATGAAAAATTTAAAGGAAATGAAATGATGAATTATTATTTGGCTAGTATGTATTTTGAAATTAATGATTATTTTAATGCAAATGAGATTGTAAAAAAATATAAAGATAATCCTTTATTCTTTAAACTTTATTTTATTTTAAATTATTCAAATTTAAAATATGAAGCTAAAAAGTCTTTTTTATGGCGTTTGTTTTATAGATCAAACTATGGTAGTGATATTGCACAATTTTTGGCTTGGAATTTACTTCTTTATTCTGATTTAAAGGATTTAGATTTGTTCTTTAATATTTATAATCCTGTTGATGAAATACAAGATTGGTATTATTTTTATAAATTTTATTATTTATTTCTGAAAAAGGACTTGGCTGTTGCAGAAAAAATACTTTTGCGTGAGCAAACGAGCAAGTATTTGTATGGTGTGTATTATAATTTTGGGGTTCTAAGGTTTTATCAAAAAAATTATAAAGAATCAGAAGAATATTTTAGTAATGCAGTTTCGCTTTTACCTTTTGCTCTTGATGATAAGAGTAGCATTAATTTAAGAGAGCGTGAGGATATAGCAAAAATATATTTAAAGCGAGGGATTAATTATCTTTATTTAGGTGAATTTGAAAAAGGACGAGAGGCCATTTCAATTGCTAATTCTTTTTATGAAACTAATGAGGGTAAACTTTATATGAACATGATAAAGATATTTAAAGAGAGGAATTAA